GAGAGCTTTATGAGGCCATGGCCTGGGTACCCAGgacacagcacagtgcctggctcacagcagATGCCCAGTTCACTTCAGATGCATGAATACCCCCTTCATAAACAAGCCTGTTGGGCAGAATCTGCTCTGGCGGGTGAAAGTTATGAACACATTGTGTGCAAATGTGTACACTGAATCCTGTTTGCAGAGGACCAGCCAGAGTCCCCCAGCATGgagaaaaattacttaaaagttCTGGGGTGAAGGTCAAACATCACTGGGCTACAGGTAGCCGTCACCCAAGCTGAACTGATGCCTGGTGGGACAGGGGACGTGGCTGCCCAGGTTGGTCCCTCAGAGGACCTCTGTGTGACAGGAACAATGGCTGGTATATCTGGGTGCTCTGACCTCCCACTGCACCTTGCAGCCCCCATTCCGCCCCCAGTTAAGCATCTGATGGTGCATCATTTTATTACGCTAGGTGCTGTGCTCTCACTAAACAGATGGTCCATTCCTCAAGGAAAATTTCTGTTTCCAGAAATGACGTGGCTTAAGCTGGACGGGCCCAGATGGCTCCACTTCTTGTTAGAGCAACTCTGGGAGAGTAGGGATGAGAAGGGGTTGGCCTTGAGAACTCACACGTGCCTTACCTTACCCAACATGTGTCCTCTGCAAGGTTCTCTGATTTAAGAGTCTTGCATCAGActccctggagggcttgttaaaacccaGACTCCCGGGCCCCACCCAGAGGTTCAGATCTGGAGGACCTGGCGTGGGGCTGAGATGCTGCACTTCTAACCAGCAACCTTGTAAAGATGCTGCCGCTGGCCCCTGCGTCAGACTTCGAGGAAGCCAGCTTTGGAGGCTTCTCCCAGAGGGAGGCGAGATGGGGTGCTTACCTTCCTGTGCCTGGAGAGGGATCTGGGAGGCAGCAGACTTGGTGCTGCCCTTGCTTTTCTTGCTGCCTGGGCTGGCTAGAGATGGGTGTGTCTGCAACTTCCGGTGGGCCTTGGGGCCACCCAGGGCACCGTTCCCCGTCCGCCTGGCGCCGCCCAGCTCCGAGGGGTGGCCAGAGCCATTCGCCACTAGTGGGATGCAGCCCAAGGGGTTCCCCTGAGGCTGGCCTAGGAAGATGATGAGAAAGGGCAATGGgggaggtgggagctggggggtgggtCCCTGCACAGCCTCCCGGGGCTCTGCTTGAATCTTGCCTGCTTTGTTCCTAGATACACCACAGGTCATCTAGCTGATCTGTATTTTGCAGATGGggcaactgaggcccagggaaactGATTTGCCCAGTGGCACATCATGAAACAGCCACAGAGTCGAGCCTGGCTCTTGACTCCCAGGTCCATGCTCATTCCAGAAAAGACAGAGGTGCAAGGCAAAGGGAGAGGCTCAGGGCCCTGGACCCCACCTTCTTACCCCACGTGAAATCCACTCTCCTGCTCTTGGGGTCCTGAGATTTTGGTGAGAGTGGTGGcagttgggggtggagggacagCAGGGAAGCAGTTAACCGTCACCTCGGCCCCTGCCAAGCCCCCTGCTGCTTTTGCCCTTCGTGTGCCGGGTGATTGATTGGAAACATCTGTTTGGAGATGAATGCCCTGGCCCTGGAATCCAGGGGCTCCTCAGAGCAGCCCCCTATCTCCTGCTCCTTCCGCCTCCAGCTCCCCGCCCCATCCGGCCTCTGTGGGGCAGCTGCAGAAGGGGCTTGCTGAGGGGTCCCTTGGGtctgaggagggggagaagggaagagggaggccaAGCAGGGAGACCCCAGAAGCTGGGAACCCTGGGTCCCCATCCCAGGCTGAGGAACCAAAACAGCTTTATcagtggggtgtggggaggctgGCCCTGGAGATCCCCCCAAACACCCCGTTCCTTCCCTCAGGTTTGCCCACCTGGATGGCATGGTTCTGTTCTCAAGAGatgagggcaggggtgtgtgtgtgtgtgtgtgtgtgtgtgtgtgtctcaagagatgagggcagaggggtgtgtgtgtgtgtctcaagAGATgagggcaggtgtgtgtgtgtgtgtgtgtctcaagagatgagggcaggggtgtgtgtgtttgtgtgtgtgtgtctcaagAGATgagggcaggtgtgtgtgtgtgtgtgtgtgtgtgtgtgtctcaagagatgagggcagaggggggtgtgtgtgtgtctcaagAGATgagggcaggtgtgtgtgtgtgtgtgtgtctcaagagatgagggcagaggggtgtgtgtgtgtgtgtgtgtctcaagagatgagggcaggggtgtgtgtgtgtgtgtgtgtgtgtctcaagagatgagggcaggggtgtgtgtgtgtgtgtgtgtgtgtgtgtgtagaagtcTGAGGAGGGGTCACAAGAGTTCGAGGATCCCTCTGCTCAGGCCCCCTGACTCCTGGGCGGGACCCTCTGGCCCTGAGGACCCTCAGTAAACGTGAACGTGGGGCACTTCCATCTCTCAGGCCCTGGGGTCTAGATCCCCAGCTCCCTCCGGGCCAGGTCTCTGGGTTTGGATTGTGGCAGGAGGGGGTGTCTGGGGCGGGAGCTGGAGGCTGAGGAGAGCGGAGCGGGGCCTCAGCGCTTCCCCTAACTGAGGGGGCTGGGCCTTTAAGTAATGGTGGGAGCACATTGCTGGGCACTCACCGCACGCGGGCACTGTTCGGAGCACTTGGCATGCGAATTGTTCTCAGTATCTCTGTGGGGCAgtatcctccttttacagatgaggaaatcgagtCCCAGGGAAGTacagtaacttgtccaaggtcacacagcaaagggTCAGAGGTGGGACCAGCTTGGAGGCTAAAAGCTGGGACTCCGAGAGCAGAGAGGCAAGGAGCGGGGCAGAGGTTGGGAGGCAAGGGACCGAGGAATAAGCTGCTACTATCACAACCATCACTACTCTTATAACTAGTAGCTGACATGGTTTGAGCTGTGACTAGGTGCCAGACACACAGTGTTAAGAGCTCTAAGTGTAGTAACTACTTccttatgtgctttttttttttttctttggacaCACCGAGTGGCtagcgggatcttagttccctgaccagggactgaacctgggcaatggcagtgaaagtgctgggtcctaaccactggaccaccagcaatTCCCAGTAGTAACTTCCTTAAGCATCAAACAGATGTACTATTACTAgcccattttccaaatgaaaaaactgaggcccagaaagggtaAAACTTGCCAGAGGTtccacagctaggaagtggaggggggaggggatggagattGGGAGAAAGGAGCTGAGGACAAGCTGGGGAGTCAGGAGACGATGGGAGACAGGGCTCTGGGGAGGACCATGCTGGGAGCCTCTGGCCCTGAGCAGTGGCTGGTGCCTGCATCTGGGTAAACAGGGGTAAGGCCAGGGGAAGTGGCCAGGCCTGAATCATCCTGCCCCCACCGCCTGGCCCCATGGTGGGTGACTAGGCTGAGTCCTTGGCCAGCTTCGGTGCCCCCTGCCCTGCTGCCTAAACATGGGCACAGTGACCAGAGGGCGGGAGCGTGTGGTGAGCTAAGGGCCCAGGAGGTTGGGGCAGACACAGAGCTCGCCTGTGGCCACGGCCGTGGCGGTGGTCGTGGTGGCTGAGTCACAGAGCAAACACTCAGGGCCCCACAGACACAGGGGTGTCTGTCTAACTCCCATCCAGGCCCCCTCCTCCGTGACCACGGCATTCAGCTCTTTCTCTCAGTTCTGCTGGTGGGTGTGTCTGGAGGGCAGTGCACTAGCAGGATTTAGTAACCCTGACTTCCAGGGAGCCCAGCTGACCCCAGATGCCCTGGCTGAAGGCGGCTCCACGCTCGGCCATGCCAGCTGGGCAGGCAGGCATAGGAAAGAGCACTGGGCCAGGAGACCTGACCTCCCCAGTCTGTGTCCAGGGAGAGTGGGtctccttgcctcagtttcctcatctgtaaaatgggcttggCAAGCGCTATCCTGCTGCCTCAATAAAGGCCAATGTGGAGAGCGCGTGAGATCATGCAGGGAAAGAAAGTTGGAAAGTGCCAATGTGTCTGTAGATTTTGCGGATCTTACTGGTAATTACAAAATGATTCTGGCAGTCCCTTCCCCTGCTTCTGAGGGTGACAGTGGCGAATTCTCCCCCTCCAGGACCTCCTTGGAGACACTGAGCTAAACCTGGGAATAGAGCTGAGTTTTGCTCCTTTCTACAGAGAGCAACTGCGGGTGTCTCTCCTGCCAGTTTGCTCTTGACACCCTGAAGGCTGGGCTGCCTCAGGCTCCGGCTCCCTGCCCCTGGCCTTATGCTCTCTTGTCCTGAACCACATTGCCTGGAGCCTGTCCACACtcattttgaactaattttatcCGAATCATTTTGTATGTGGAGGTCTTCTTCCTAGACAGAAAGGGCAATGTCCTACACCTTTCCACTGCCCACACCTCAAGGTCCTGGCCCACCGCTAGGCTCCCACAGGCACCCACGGCATTTCTGCCAGCCCATCTGCATTGGATTCTCTAGAGCAACCCCTACATGTTGTCACCCCAATCCCCTGACCCCTAGGACTCACGTGTCACAGCTTCTGTGGGGATGTCGAGGTCAGTGCTGTCCAGGGCCTGGGAGGCCCCAAGGCCATTGCTTTGGGGCATGGAGGGTGccgcctcctccagggagccctcctCTAGCGCTGCCTCCACAGGTTGAGTGGATCCTGTCACTACCTCCAGCCCAGGCAGGAGGGATAGGGTCTGGGCTAGGGAAAAAGCAGACGACCGAAGGACATTTTCCTGGTGTCCTCCTGTTTGCCCAGCCCTGGTCCCCTTCCCACAGCCCAGAATGCCGTGAGCCCTCATTCTCGGTCTCTGTACCAGTTACCCAGCCCTTACCCTATCTGGCAACAGTGCCAGACTCTAGAATAGAAAGTTCCCAAACTACAGCCCGTGAACGAGCAAGGGTGTGtacatgtgcacgtgtgtgtgtgtgtgtgtgtgtgtgtgcactgtcAGGGAGAGGGGCCCGAGATGCATGGTAtaagggaagtggggggaggcaGAAACACAGCACAGGAGAGAAGAGACAAGCAGCGATGGGGAGACAGGGACAGGCATCCAGAGTgacatggagagagaaagaatcaaAGGCACAGTGAAAGGTAGAAGCAGAGACAGACAGCGCATCAGGAAGTGGGAGACTGGGCACGGAGGAGGGCGCCCCAGACGCCCAGTGACAGACAGCCCGGGAAAGGCAGGAGACTCAGCAACTGAGCGAAAGTCAGCGATGGAGAGAAAGATAAAGATGAGGTCAGAGGCAGAGGCGATGGAGAGGGAGTGGGATACAGACAGAGCAAGAGGGAGACAGGCAGTGAGCAACTGGGGCTGAGAAAGAGGATGACAGCaagagaaagagtcagagaaCCCTGGGTGGTGAGGCGGAGCCTGGGGGGTGAGGCGGAGCGGCTCCGGGCAGGAAGAGAGACGGGGAGACGGCCCAAGAGGGCTGGAAGAGGCGTATGGCAGCCACATGTAATTACAGTGAGTGGCTCGGCCCCTCTGTGCAGGGTGGGCGGAAGGCAGAAATGGAGCCACCTACAGTTCCTGAGGCAGCAGGACTAGGGCCTCCTGGGCCCAGGGGAGGAAAGTTCTGGGGGCTgagaggtggggcagggtggcAGAAAGGTGACCTGGCGTGGGAAGGCCTGAGGGTGGACAGGAAGGGTGAAGGCCAGGGTCATGGGGccaggggccaggctgggcaAGGGCAGGGTGCAGCCTGGGCCTCCCATCAGCCCCCAGGTCGTGCAGTGGGACTGACAGGGGCCTCAAGAGggtgcccctcccccaagccgcactgggagcaggggagacagaaacgagaggctcagagagacacagagaccaaAGGGCTCAGGGAGAGGAGAGTGACACAGGGAGCCacagagaaagatgaagagaaagggTGATGAAACCCAGAGAGTAAGAGGTCAGCGCCCACCcgaacacaccacacacagaaatCACGAGACACACccacagggacagagagagacaaaaactAGTCTTGGAAACAGTAACGGAACCaatcacagagcacagagggccttaCACAGGGGTTCCTTCCCTGAGCTGTCTCCAAACGGGGGTGGAGGGGTAGGGAAGGAGATCTTTAGAGGGATCAATTCAGGTTGGGCATGTAGGTCTGGGGGATGGGAGCATCCTGAGGGGAGGGGACAATCCTTGTTCCAAAGACCCTGGTCTCCCACGGCCAGGGGGACCGAGGCCCCAGGGACCCCACGTGGGTCGTACAGAGAGCAGCCGGCATGCTCCCACCTGCCTAGGGAAACCATTAACCCTGcctggagctgggagctgggacagGGAGCACGGAGGGCTGGGGCTCCCACCACTCCTGAAAGGTGGCAGTTCTGTGCTGGGAACCCCTCCTGGTGCccagggaggcagggggcagGTCCCTCCAGCCCCATCCATTCCTTGGGCCTACTGAGAGCTCTCTGCGTTAATGAGAGGTCAAATGGCTTTGGGAGGATCGCAGGGCTCGGACGAGGGGAAGCAGGGAAGCAGAGACAACCCCCAAGGGGGATCCAGGCCGCCCGCTCCATGGCACCtctcccagcccagagcctggtcTACAGCAGCACAGACGGGACAGGACGGTGGAGGGTCACGACCAACCTGGCATGGAGAGGGAGGCTCACAGCTTGAGTCCTAATTCCCAGGAAAGGAGGGGGCCGCCCAGCTCCAGCCTCTGGCCCCAGAGGCGTCTTGCCAAAGCCCTGAAGCGGAGTGCTGACTCTCCCAGGTGGTGTAATGACAGAGGCCTGAGCCAGGAGCTGGAAGACCCAAGCCCTGGTTTTTACCAGATACCAGCTTGGGCGAGTTACCAGGAATTGGGTCACCTTGTGTGAAAGGGGGCTCACCATGCTTGTCCCTCAGGGTTtcaaagagtaaatgaaataCTCAGCAGTGCCTGGTATTCAGGGGGCCACTCACATACGCTTCCACCTGCCCAtccccctgcctgccctccctcctctcccttccttcctttcctccttccttcctgtgctGTTTGGTGTAACGGCTACGACGCACCTCCCAATACGTCAAGCACTGGGTGGACCAAAATGAGAAAGACCTGGTCACTCCCCCAGGAGTTCTctgttggggtgggggtgggtgacaGTCACATACACCGAAGGGCAAGAGTTACAGCAGGGGCATCTAAGAACTGTGGAAGCACAGAAGGTGGGCACTTATCCCAGGGGGgggtgtctgtgtttgtgtgtgtctaggaggcttcttggagaaggcaatggctacactgggtcttaaATAATCAATCAGTCAgcaaagaaggggaaaaggacCTTTCGAGAACAGCAGCAGAAGCCAAGACCCCAGTGTGAACAGCTATAGCATGAACGAGGGGAGACTAGAATGATAACTGGGGCACGGTGGGCCTTGTGGTCACTTCCCAGGCTTTCTCCTGAGGTCACCAGGGCACACAGAGGTGACACTGTCAGTCCTGCAGTGGAAGGAACCAGGATTGCAGCTCTCTTGGCCCCCAGGgttgaagagggaggaaggagaggaagaggagttaGGAGACTGGTCCTCACCTGGGCCCTCCTACCCCTATGTCACCTGCCACTCTCTGGGCAGTGTCTCCTAAGTCACCTACAGGGCTGGTGACCTTTAATCTGGTGGGAACAGGAAATTACAGAGAGCACAGACAAAGTCCCGAGGAGGCCCCTCCTGCAGGAAACCTGCCATTCTGGGGTGAGCACCAGATCTTGGAAGGAAACCAGGGGGGAAAGTAAATCCAGTCCAGTCATCTTGACCTGGAAACACTGAGGGACAGACCTCCTGGAGCCGGGAGGGCTGCGGAGGGGACCCAGCAGACACTGGGGGAGCAGCGCTGAGGGCAGAAGAGGAAactgctgagggcccagagaCGTGGGAGCAGGCAGAGAATGAACAAGACGTGGCAGGAGGGCCTGGTCTGCTGGTGACACGCTGCCCAGGGGCCCCGACGCCAAGATGCTGGAGAAGAAACAGCTCTCCCTGCAAGCACGTGGAGCCGAAAAACCAGACAAGAGGCGGGGCCCATGTGCTCAACAATCAAAAGACGGAAAGAGCCCAGTTTTCCTTCTTGCGACCAGGAGACCCCTGCCCAGCCACAGAGGGGAGAACATCTCTGAGGAGAAAGTCCCGGAGGATGGGAGGCCAGCAAAGGACAAGGGCCACCGTGTGGACAAGAAACTCAAGTTGTGTGTGAAGGCATCTGCCCCGGGTCGGGGTGGGGCTGGAGTCCCTGGCTGGGGCCCCACCAGAGCCACCTTTTTCTAATGTGCACAGGGggtaattccctggcggtccagtggttaggactccgcgcttccactgcagggggcacgggttcgatccctgataggggaactaagatcctgcacgcagcacggtgcagccaaaaataaataaataaataaacttaaaaaaaataataatgtgcaCAGTGGGCCAGCCATGCTGGTGGCATCCCTGAGCAGAAGCCCCAGCCCTGCACTTCTCTCAAGAGTCCCCATCTCCAAGGGGGAAACACAGAAAGGCAAGAGCCCCTGTGCCTCGACATATTCTCATCCCTAACATGGGATAAGGTTCAGGTCAATGCCCTGAGTTCTGGAAAGACAGCCCCAGAAGAGGGTGGAAAAGTCACGTTTAAATCCATAAGCCCGAGAGCGAAGCAGAGAGACTCAAACTTCAGCCGGACCCTGTGTGCTCCCTCTGCCTGCTGTTCCTGGATGGAGAAGGAGTTTGGGGGACCTCTTCCAGGTGGGAAGGGTTCATTCCAAGCCTGGAAGGTGTCCACAGGACCCTTGTCCCCAAGCTCCGGTGCCTGGTCCCTCCAGCTGAGTCCTCTCCATTGTCTTCGTGGACAGTGGACCCAGCTTTCCCCTTTGGAGCTCCGACCATCTCTGCAGAGAGAGGGCCAGGATCTGATCTGCTCAGAGAGTAGTGACCAAAGCCCCACATTCCAATCTCTCCTTGGCCTGGTATTCAAGGCCTCGGTCTATATCTTCAGCCTACTCAATGGACAAGGATCCTATGTTCCAGGCTGGCCGACCTCTCCTTGGCCCCAGGCCACCACAGGGCCTTCTGCCCAATCCATCCAAGCTTATATTGTTCCCCTTGATCAGAATGTCCTACCTCTCCGCTCTCCCCAGATCCAACTCATCCTTCATGACCCAGCTGgagttttacctcttcctccataaagccttccctgaccctcgAGCCAATAGTCTCTCCTTGGAGTGGCCACTTACTGAGAACTCAGCGTCCAGGGTTCCCTGCTGTAAACTGTAACTAGGGAGTGAAGTGCGGGTCCTCAATCAGACTGCAGCCCCAGTCTGTCTCTGCACCCCCAGTAAGCACTTAGCAAATGTCTGTTGCTGAGGATTGagttctggagcctggagccCCAGGTcaggaggagagagaatgagaaggtGAGAATTAGGGTTGGCACCTGGCACCAAGAAGGCAAGAATGTGGACTCGCTTGATACACACTTGTGACACACAGGTCACAGGCTCAGGTCACCAGGCTGAGGACTTGTGAGGGCCTGAGATGGCCAGTTAGGCTGGGTCCAGTTGGTTTTATTTTAGGTCTGAAGGCTCCAATTCCCCAGGAAATTCAATTTAGAACCAAGAGCAGGAATGTGACGCCACAGTGCTGGACAGAAATCTGTGGGTTAGGGAGCCAGGCTCCTGGGGCTCTCAGGGCTGGATGGGGAAGAGGCCACTGGGGGAGCCAAGGGTGTGCGGGCTTGGCCACCTTCCCCGACCAGAGCTGCCCTGGGTCCCCTTGCACCCCTGTCTGCATCTTGCGTGGCTGAGGGAGGGGCTGACTTGCTCCCTGGCTATCTTGCCAGCAGGGCCATGGCCTTGCTGTTCTGTCAGCACTCAGCAGGGAGCGTGGGGGATTCTGGTCTCCGATTTAGGCGTCTGTGGGGTTTTGGCTGGGTCTCCTGCGGTTTGGGCTTCCTGGGCAGCAGGCTCATTCTCCCAAGGCAGCAGAGCCAGGCCTTCTCGTGTTATGAAAGCCACATTGTCTGGcccagcccaggctggggagggggctcgcTGGGGCACTGGGGGGCCTCAAGTTACAGCCCAGGGCTTAACCCTCCCAGTGGCCCACCCTGGCCCTTGCCCCTGCCCCGAGCACATTCAGCCCCTCCTTTCCCTACTGGGGCTCGAAATGGGTCACACAGGGGCGAGGATCTTGGAAGGAAGGAGTGGAGGCGAGAGCAGAGAAAATGGATAAGCAGGGGAAGAatgggagagtgggagagaagcAGGAGGCCGAGAAAGAGAGGAGGGGCTAGGGACAGAGAAAGAGCCTTCCCAGGTCTCTGCCCCTAGCTCTCTCTCCAGGCTGCAGGAGCCCAGTTCTTGGGGCAGTTTATTCCCCAGAAGTCCCTACTCCAGGGTCCCCACAGAGGGGGGGAATCGGAGGGCTGGTGGGATGCACAGCAGACACATTAGTCTCACGTACATGCCGGCTCCTGGCCAAACGTCTCCGACTTGTCCTCACTCTAGgagacccccagccccaccccgcaCCTCCACAGCCCTGCATCTCCAAAGGGCCAGCATCCACACCAGGTAGACCTGGGCCTCTCCAAATGGGCAGACCAGCTCCCATGGGCGGATATggagactgaggccagagaggggaaggaacttGTCCAAGGCCGTGCAGGGAGTTACTGTCAGAGGTCCAGGACCAGACCTCCGTTATTCAGAGACTCAAAGAGGGGAGAAAGGGCAAATGGGGCTGGgtgagaggaaggcagaagattAGACTAGCCTAGAGCTAGGATTAAAGGCATGAAATCTGGGCCTGTACTCCTGCatgccacccctccagcccccccccccaacaaaacCCAGATGTTCCTGACTTCTCCCTGTCCCTGTGGTCCATTGTGAGCCTCAGCTCACATGTGTATGGTGAGGGGCTGGACTGAGAGCCACAGCCCCAGgactcccctccaccccctcctcagaCCCCCTCAGGGAGTCACAAACCCTCCTGGGGTTGGGAGGCTCCTGCAGGAATCCCTGGGAGGTTACAGACCCCTTGAGTTGAGGGAAGGGGCGTTTCACTCGGGTGGTGAGCACTCGATTGGGGTGAGTGCAtgagacagagggaaagaaagagagaggaggagaaggagataaagcgtgtgtgtgtgtgcgtgtgcgtgtgtgtgtgcatgtgcgcgcgcgcgcgcgtccCTGCAGGGTAGGGGTGGCTGGGACTGGCCGGGCCCGGGTGGGGAGGAAGACGAGCGAGACGGAATGgcaaggaggggaggggccgggTCCTGTCGGACAAAAGTTTTCTGGAAGCGCTAGGCTCTGGCTgagttgggggaagggaaggagagaaagactCAGACACCCCCACCCCGCCTAAGGCCcccataaatatttacacactgGGCAGAAAAGGCTGGGACACAAATCCCAGACGGACAGACAGACActgcggtgtgtgtgtgtctggtgctgggagtggggagagttgGAGCCAACTTGGCGCGGCCACCGCCTCCGTTCGGGCCCTACCCCCATCGCCTCAGCCCTCCACTCTCTTTGGACCCGGTCCCCGATGCCCAGATTCCTCGCCTCCACCTCCACTCAAGCTTCCCGAACCGTCTCCCCCCTTctcagggaggaggggggagaatgaccacctcccccaaccccctaccCGGCTCTCGTCCAGTCTAGCTCTCCATCCCCGGTCCTACCTGGGTCGGGGGCTGCGGTGGGGGCTCCATGGGGCGCGTCGCAGTGAGGGGGGCGCTGGCCACTCACCTGGGACATCGGCCCGGGACCTGCGGGAAACAGGGCTCAGCGGGCGGGGCGGAAGGTCCCCGCGCGCGCgaaaggggaaaagggggccGGGCAGAGGGCGATCCAGCGGCAGCCGTGCGCCCATCCCTTCCCAGCCCGGCCCCCGATCGACTTACTCGTGCGAGCTGCGCGCCGCTCTCTCGCGCCGCGGGGATCACTGCGCGGGGCCTGCCATGCGCGACGGCCGCGAGCGCCCCAGCCCAGGGGCAACTCGGCTCCACTGCGCTCGCCCCGCGCCCCTCCCCTCTCACTCGCTCCTTTCTCCCATTTCGGCGCCAGCGCGGGCCGCTGGcccccttccttctgcctcctttCCCTGTAGCCCCCTCGCTCCTCCCCTGCttgcctctcctcttccctcccctcctccccggcccaccctctccccgccccctcctcgcCTTTCCAGGCGCACCCACCCCCCCACGTCCCTTCCCCCGCGCCGGGCTCGGCGCTGCCTGGGCGGGACACGTCTGTCCGCGGGGCGCCGCGGCTGGAGCCCCCACAGGAAGCCGGCTCCGCGCGTTTCCTCCGCGCTCTCGGAGCTGGGCCCAGTCTCCCCAGatccccgcccccctcccaggcccagctcccCGGGGGGCGTGCAAAAGGGGCCGCGCGCGCTCCCCTTCGCCTGTCCTAAACTCTGCAAAAGTTTTCGAAAAAGCAagagaacgagagagagagagaaaccatggTGACCACAACTACCTCGAGCCAATTGTCTGAATATTTGTGGACCCCAAATCTCGTTGTCCCAAAGGTGGGAGTGATCAAGTTTCTCAGGCACCCTTTGCCCACTCCCTTGGTCTCTGCCCCGGGGTCCTAAGCCTTGGCACAGACCAGAAGTTTGTCCCTCCGGGAAATCCGGTTAGTGACCAACTAGCATCCCGTGTCCTACAGCAGCCCTaattcccccacctccaccagccGTGCGTGGGAATTTGGTCAGAAACCCAACTTTGGAGGCAAAGAGAGGTTCTCGAGTTTAGCCTTTCTTTTGGCTCCAGACTGGAATCCGAGGCCTTCCAAATTGCGGGCGCTCGGGAAAGGGGAGACAGGGAGCCCCTCCCGGCGGGGGCAGCCCGGCGACACATCTGGAATTGTGAGCTGGGTCCCTCCTCAGGGCCGGGGGTAAGAAGGAGCCGTGGCCAGAGagtcggggtggggggagttcAGGGACCCTCAGCGTCGCCCAGGGAGCAGGTCCCCGAGGATGGGGGAGGGCATGGAGCCTGCGGGCCcgctgggtgggggtgggcgggccCGTGGGATGATCAGGTGAGGCCGCCCGCTGTGGTGACAGCGTCTCAGCCACGCTAGACCAAGGACTCCTCGGAGCCGAGTATGGGCTCCCCACCACGAGGGCCCGTGAGCAATTAGGGAGGCGACGGCGGCGCCAGGCCTGTTCTGCCGGTTCCGCCTTCCAGCCCGGAGTTGAAGCCGGGGCTGGGACGCGGGGGCCGAGCTAGGGACTCGGGGCCTCTCCTTGGTGTCCCCCAGTCCCCGCAGTCGCTACTTACGACGCTCGAAGGTGCCCGCGGCGCCGTCGAGGCCAGGACCGCTGTGGTCCCCGCGATGAGGCCAGGTGGCTTCGGCCGGAAGTGGGGGGCCCCCGGGCCGGGAGGAAAGGGTCCCGCTCCCGCGGCCGCGCTGACTGGTGCGGGCCCGGCCTGGAACTCCGGGAGCCAGCCCGGATCAGGCTGTTGTATGGAAAT
This is a stretch of genomic DNA from Balaenoptera musculus isolate JJ_BM4_2016_0621 chromosome 11, mBalMus1.pri.v3, whole genome shotgun sequence. It encodes these proteins:
- the MDFI gene encoding myoD family inhibitor isoform X2; the encoded protein is MSQVSGQRPPHCDAPHGAPTAAPDPGQPQGNPLGCIPLVANGSGHPSELGGARRTGNGALGGPKAHRKLQTHPSLASPGSKKSKGSTKSAASQIPLQAQEDCCVHCILSCLFCEFLTLCNIVLDCATCGSCSSEDSCLCCCCCGSGECADCDLPCDLDCGILDACCESADCLEICMECCGLCFSS
- the MDFI gene encoding myoD family inhibitor isoform X1, which codes for MSQVSGQRPPHCDAPHGAPTAAPDPAQTLSLLPGLEVVTGSTQPVEAALEEGSLEEAAPSMPQSNGLGASQALDSTDLDIPTEAVTRQPQGNPLGCIPLVANGSGHPSELGGARRTGNGALGGPKAHRKLQTHPSLASPGSKKSKGSTKSAASQIPLQAQEDCCVHCILSCLFCEFLTLCNIVLDCATCGSCSSEDSCLCCCCCGSGECADCDLPCDLDCGILDACCESADCLEICMECCGLCFSS